The Paramisgurnus dabryanus chromosome 6, PD_genome_1.1, whole genome shotgun sequence genome has a window encoding:
- the tmem275a gene encoding transmembrane protein 275 — MVNMVCSEQSSGTSVPKKDTQSRKKRKSRPQGLPSPALCCACGLCIMLAGINITLVGAFAFSTLVPSSNPPIIIGPILLVVAFSFFGACCICSRLPPPQSSRRAKGGGGLGFMGRGGGGLGGGAAFEIETSEHTMQDTTAVQLSPTNSPCSSRASSPEREAPATAANATVPAPEYVPPRSCKLFTMEANGPNSTSAAFSASTGGGGAVRLTLPSDSTGT; from the coding sequence ATGGTCAATATGGTTTGCAGTGAGCAGAGTTCTGGCACGTCGGTGCCCAAAAAGGACACCCAAAGTCGCAAAAAGAGGAAGTCCCGTCCGCAGGGTCTGCCATCTCCGGCCCTCTGCTGTGCATGTGGATTGTGCATTATGTTGGCAGGCATTAACATCACCTTAGTGGGCGCCTTCGCCTTTAGCACACTTGTGCCCTCAAGCAATCCTCCAATTATCATTGGACCTATACTTCTGGTAGTGGCATTCTCCTTTTTCGGGGCGTGTTGTATCTGCAGTCGATTGCCTCCTCCTCAGAGTTCTCGTCGGGCCAAGGGAGGTGGCGGTTTGGGGTTTATGGGCCGAGGAGGAGGGGGGTTGGGTGGAGGTGCAGCATTTGAGATTGAGACCAGCGAGCACACGATGCAAGACACTACAGCTGTGCAGCTGAGCCCCACCAACTCCCCCTGCTCCTCTCGTGCCTCCAGCCCAGAGAGAGAGGCTCCGGCCACTGCCGCCAATGCAACCGTTCCTGCCCCAGAGTATGTTCCTCCGAGATCCTGCAAGCTCTTCACTATGGAGGCCAATGGACCCAACTCAACTTCGGCAGCCTTTTCTGCTTCTACAGGAGGTGGAGGGGCTGTCCGACTGACCTTACCATCGGACTCTACTGGCACTTAA
- the kncn gene encoding kinocilin, whose protein sequence is MNAVSIGEYHGLRVGSALLSIVAGCIIIGVSKDCDADAVGGIFLGAGGLGLLISVYPFIRAWFNFHHILPNIGNFRVHPMATNLNPAAEQPVATLTREGTQSQLNVERSKSRMGTFVEIAPTAAEGPQDDGPSTDVPDILGRRKFKSPSSDQDLS, encoded by the exons ATGAACGCGGTCAGCATTGGGGAGTATCATGGGCTACGGGTGGGCTCGGCCCTGCTCAGCATTGTAGCAGGCTGTATCATTATTGGTGTGTCAAAGGATTGTGATGCAGATGCAGTGGGGGGCATCTTCTTGGGAGCAGGGGGACTTG GTCTCCTCATTTCAGTCTACCCGTTTATAAGAGCATGGTTTAATTTCCATCACATACTACCCAATATAG GTAACTTCAGAGTTCACCCAATGGCTACAAATTTAAATCCAGCCGCAGAACAGCCCGTGGCTACACTCACACGAGAAG ggACTCAAAGCCAGCTGAATGTAGAGCGTTCAAAGAGCCGGATGGGGACGTTTGTTGAGATTGCCCCTACAGCAGCTGAGGGTCCACAGGATGATGG GCCTTCTACAGATGTTCCAGATATCCTGGGCAGGCGGAAGTTCAAGTCTCCATCTTCTGACCAAGACCTCTCATAA